A stretch of Eleutherodactylus coqui strain aEleCoq1 chromosome 9, aEleCoq1.hap1, whole genome shotgun sequence DNA encodes these proteins:
- the RBM12B gene encoding RNA-binding protein 12B encodes MAVVIRLQGLPVVAGSVDIRHFFTGLQIPDGGVHIIGGNRGDAFVIFATDEDARRAMSRTGGIIKNSRVQLFLSSKTEMQNTLEISRKANKNLKRLAVPPSGDMNRSSVMKRGPNQNKFEKKNYDADLNSSGSKHNETYIQKYNTKEEKFSNDDLYFFLFGLPYSATEDVIRQFFKGLDVTDILFVLRPNGLKNGNAFVKFGSIRDAEGAMNFNNEYIGSRFISISKTTEQKWVEAGGTVSETYPKQSRRRTRSRSPQNQQLYLHLKNLTYSVDSDDIRYFFGEPDMADSQIKLLVDKYGNRTREGFVMLRSERQYEKCLSLHKSNIKGRPLFINPIPRKAMLEIIESYETQTPPKQERTYEDYSRREPSNLKRCIYIRNFPFDVTKTEVQKFFTGFLVHEDDIILLFDSKGVGLGEALVRFPTEEQAMHAEELNRQRFLGTEVLLRRIPDEQMKKFGAFTNTPGESHMTHSPGYRNEYMENRPPEAHDRSYGFPEYDRRQFKGASERQRGSYPMEYGGRDESYGRFDTGNNHIEYDHSLSASRQSLEGRSVGAIIRMRNLPYTITNAEILDFFYGYNIIRDSVDIKFNTKGMATGHATVCSGNYDEAMAAVNELSERPIGSRKITLTLTRI; translated from the coding sequence ATGGCTGTAGTGATCCGCTTACAGGGGCTTCCTGTTGTTGCTGGTTCAGTTGATATTCGGCATTTCTTTACTGGTTTGCAAATTCCTGATGGAGGAGTGCATATTATTGGTGGAAACCGTGGTGATGCATTCGTTATATTTGCAACAGATGAAGATGCCAGACGAGCCATGAGTCGTACTGGAGGTATCATTAAGAACTCGCGTGTTCAGCTTTTTCTGAGCAGCAAGACGGAAATGCAGAATACTCTAGAAATAAGCCGTAAAGCTAACAAGAATCTAAAGCGTCTAGCTGTACCACCTTCTGGTGATATGAATCGATCTTCAGTGATGAAGAGAGGACCCAATCAAAATAAATTTGAGAAAAAGAATTACGATGCTGATTTGAACAGCAGCGGGTCAAAACATAATGAAACCTATATCCAGAAATATAACACAAAAGAAGAGAAATTTTCCAATGATgacctctatttttttttatttgggctACCATACAGTGCAACGGAGGATGTCATCAGACAGTTTTTTAAAGGCCTCGATGTAACTGATATTCTTTTTGTTTTGCGACCAAATGGGCTTAAGAATGGAAATGCCTTTGTGAAATTTGGAAGTATAAGGGATGCTGAGGGAGCTATGAATTTTAACAATGAATATATCGGTAGCAGGTTTATATCCATATCGAAAACGACTGAACAAAAGTGGGTGGAGGCTGGAGGTACAGTTAGTGAAACTTACCCCAAGCAATCCAGAAGGCGAACCCGGTCTAGATCACCACAAAACCAACAGCTTTATCTGCATTTGAAAAATTTAACATATAGTGTAGATAGCGATGACATTAGATATTTTTTTGGAGAACCTGATATGGCGGACTCACAGATCAAACTTCTGGTTGATAAGTATGGCAACAGGACAAGGGAAGGCTTTGTCATGTTGAGAAGTGAGAGGCAATACGAGAAGTGTCTTAGTTTACACAAAAGCAACATAAAGGGTCGGCCACTGTTCATCAATCCTATCCCTCGGAAAGCAATGTTGGAAATAATAGAATCATATGAAACACAAACCCCACCAAAGCAAGAGCGCACATATGAGGATTATTCAAGGAGAGAGCCATCAAATCTAAAGAGATGTATATACATAAGGAATTTTCCCTTCGATGTAACTAAAACTGAggttcaaaagttttttactgGATTTCTTGTGCATGAAGATGATATAATCTTGCTTTTTGATAGCAAAGGAGTTGGATTGGGAGAAGCTCTAGTAAGGTTCCCAACTGAAGAacaagctatgcatgctgaagaATTGAATCGTCAACGTTTTTTGGGGACAGAAGTTCTTTTAAGGCGTATTCCTGATGAACAGATGAAAAAGTTTGGTGCTTTCACTAATACTCCAGGTGAATCACATATGACACATTCACCAGGATATAGAAATGAATACATGGAAAATCGACCACCAGAAGCTCATGACAGGTCTTATGGATTCCCTGAATATGACCGTAGGCAGTTTAAAGGTGCTTCAGAAAGGCAACGTGGTTCTTATCCAATGGAGTATGGTGGTAGAGATGAGTCTTATGGCAGGTTTGACACCGGAAACAATCATATTGAATATGATCATTCTTTATCAGCTTCTCGCCAGAGTCTTGAAGGCAGGTCTGTAGGAGCAATAATACGCATGAGAAACCTGCCATATACTATTACCAATGCAGaaattttagattttttctaTGGTTATAACATCATCCGCGATTCCGTAGATATAAAATTTAATACAAAAGGAATGGCCACAGGACATGCTACTGTCTGTTCTGGCAACTACGATGAAGCAATGGCTGCCGTGAATGAGCTTAGTGAAAGACCTATTGGATCACGGAAAATTACTCTGACCTTGACTAGGATCTGA